A stretch of Dryobates pubescens isolate bDryPub1 chromosome 24, bDryPub1.pri, whole genome shotgun sequence DNA encodes these proteins:
- the PPM1K gene encoding protein phosphatase 1K, mitochondrial: MSTATLINLVRNGGYQVSRRAVLTSRLLQEEKRPAAAGYSSTSERRPSRFDSDGSGQHTTWDTFGIWDNRIDEPILLPPSIKYGKPIPKVSLAKVGCASIIGKRKENEDRFDYAQLTEDILYFAVYDGHGGAAAADFCDKYMEKYIKEFLAEEENLENVLNKAFLEINRAYERHAHLSADATLLSSGTTATVALLRDGIELVVASVGDSRALLCRKGKAMKLTTDHTPERKEEKDRIRRCGGFVAWNSVGQPHVNGRLAMTRSIGDLELKNCGVIAQPETKRVQLHHADDSFLVLTTDGINLMVNSQEICDFIKQCHDPAEAAHIVTEQAMQFGTEDNSTIVIVPFGAWGKYKNNEISFSFSRSFASSGRWA; the protein is encoded by the exons ATGTCAACAGCTACTTTAATTAATTTGGTACGAAACGGAGGCTATCAAGTAAGCAGGAGAGCCGTGCTGACCTCCCGCCTCCTGCAAGAGGAGAAGAGGCCGGCGGCCGCCGGCTACAGCTCCACCTCCGAGCGCCGCCCTTCCCGCTTCGACTCGGACGGCAGCGGGCAGCATACCACATGGGACACCTTCGGCATCTGGGACAATCGCATCGATGAGCCTATTCTCCTCCCGCCCAGCATCAAGTACGGGAAGCCGATTCCAAAAGTCAGCCTGGCCAAGGTGGGCTGCGCCAGCATCATCGGGAAGCGCAAGGAGAACGAGGACCGGTTCGACTACGCTCAGCTGACCGAGGACATCCTCTACTTCGCGGTGTACGACGGGCAcggcggcgcggcggcggcggactTCTGTGACAAGTATATGGAAAAATACATTAA GGAATTTCTTGCTGAGGAGGAGAACTTGGAAAATGTTTTGAACAAAGCTTTCCTAGAAATAAACAGAGCCTATGAAAGGCATGCTCACCTGTCTGCTGATG CAactctgctgagctctgggaCCACTGCGACAGTGGCTCTGCTGCGGGACGGAATTGAGCTGGTCGTGGCAAGTGTGGGAGACAGTCGTGCTCTGCTGTGTCGAAAGGGAAAGGCCATGAAGCTCACCACTGACCACACtccagagagaaaggaggagaaggacag GATCAGGAGGTGTGGTGGCTTCGTTGCCTGGAACAGCGTGGGACAGCCTCACGTGAACGGTAGACTTGCAATGACACGGAGCATAGGAGATCTGGAGCTCAAAAACTGTGGTGTGATAGCCCAGCCAGAAACAAAGAGGGTGCAG CTGCACCACGCAGATGACAGCTTTCTGGTCCTCACCACAGATGGTATTAACCTCATGGTGAACAGCCAGGAGATCTGTGACTTCATCAAGCAGTGCCATGATCCTGCTGAAGCTGCCCACATTGTTACTGAGCAG GCAATGCAGTTTGGCACCGAGGACAACAGCACCATTGTCATCGTGCCCTTCGGAGCCTGGGGCAAGTACAAGAACAACGAGATCAGCTTCTCCTTCAGCCGCAGCTTTGCTTCCAGTGGGAGGTGGGCCTGA